TTTTTGTAGAAGTTTTCTAATTTCTATTGCGTAATCGGCCGATAATAGTTTATTTGGAACAATCATTCCAAAGAAACCACCATTTTTTAATAACTTCAGCCCTTTTTCTATAAAGATGCAAAAGATGTCCCAATTTCCTTTAGAAGTGGAATAAATTTTACTATATGCTTCTCTTAGTTCTGGTTGGGTTCTTGTCATTTCTTCTGAATCAATATAAGGTGGATTCCCAATCACAACATCAAATCCACCCTCTTCCATTATTTCTGAAAATTCCTCTTCCCATTTGAAGGCTCTATCTCCTGCTACATCTGGGTCATCGATTAGGGAATTACCGCATTTGATGCTTTCCTGTAATAAGGGCAATCTCTGTTTTTTCTCTGCAATCTTCAGCAAAAGATTTAGGCGCGCAATCTCCACAGCCTTTGGGTCTAAGTCAACGCCAAAAATGTTGTTTTTCAGAATTTTGACTTTTCTAGTGAATGGTGCACCTGTTTCGGTGTCCAGCTCCGTTTGATCATATTTATTTTTCTTTGACCAGTATTCGTTTAAGACATCAAAGGATTTAATCAGAAAAGAGCCGCTACCACAAGCAGGATCGAGAATCTTGATGTTCTCGACATCCAGCTTTTTATCTTTTAATAGCTCGCCTAGTGTGTTTCTAACGATGTAGTCAACGATGTAAGTAGGCGTATAATAAATGCCCTGCTCTTTTCTGTGCGCTTTTTTCGCCTCTAATTTTGCCCTCTTTGGGGTCTTCTTTAACAAGTGCCCCAAATATTGCTCGTAGATAGTACCCAGAACGTCAGCGTCAATTGCAGAAAAATCATAAGGAATGCCCATATCTTTGGTTTTGTGTAAGCCATAGATGATATCGCTTAAAACTTCGTCGTTTATCTCCAAATCATCGCATAAATGCTTTCTGAATAATTCGCTATCGTATGTATCATTGAAATATACAAAACGCTCCCGAACTCTTTTGACTAATGCACCTTTCCCCTTGTCCGCCCATTCTCGCAAATCTGACATCAAGACCTTCGGTTCAAGTTCCCGATCTTCACAACTTCTGATGAATATCAACCTGTCCAGAATTCTTTGCACCGACTCGTCAAGGTCTTCTTCTGTAAGGTGTTTATCTGGATTCAGTTTTAAGATGTCTTTGGAAAGCAACTCTCTCCATCTGGTGAAGTCGTCCAAAAGCTGTTTGTCAACAGGGACTTTCCTCAGTTTTTTACCCCACTTTTCAGCCTCTTTGTCCAGCAGCCCCTGCTCTAAACTTTCTCTGGACAACAGCCATAACTGATCGAACCGCTCTAGATATTGCCGATAACTCAGCGAGAAAAGCATGCATTGTAATGGATACGTACTTTTAACCTCGGCGTTAAATACCTTAATCCCCTCAAAATCCGTGAGAACAGCCCAAAAGACGGTTTTATACCATGCGTAGTTAATTGCTTGATTTGCCCACTTTGGCAGGTCTAAATCGACCTTTAATGATTTGGCTTCCACGAATAACTTAGGCATTCCGTTGATTCTAAAAGCATAATCAACCCGTCCCTTAGATGCCTTTTCTTCGGCAGTTACCTCATCGGCTTTTTTGTTGTAAACATCCCAACCTAATGCTTCAAAAAGAGGAAGAATGAAATCTTTTTTAGTCATCTCTTCGTTGTATTGCTTTATCTTTCCTTCTGCGTTAATCCTCTCGTATTTTTCAATTAACTTACTGATTTCTTTCTTTGATTGCTCTTTTGTGTAGGGCATTTATTTCTCTCTTTGAGATTTTATGTTTTTATCTACTATCTTCAACCCCTTAAATATACATTGCCAAAAATATCGCCCTAATTCCCAAAAACAAATGATATAGGGGCAGGGAATCGTAGATAATAGAATAGATTAGACAATAGACCCCCAGATTTAAATAGAAACAACCGAAGTTTTCTATCAGATTAAGACCCCGAAATCTTCGGTTGATAGGGCTAAAACCGTCCGAAATTCACCGCATTTAGTTTTCTGGTTCTTCTTCCTCAGTTTCGTTTTCAGAAGGTTTCTCTGGGGTGACTTTTATTAACTCTTCAACTTCCTCCTCAAACTTTGAAGGTTGAATTTTGATGAGCCACCCACTATTTTCAGGGTCACTATTGATTAATTGAGGCTTACTTTTTAGATCACGATTGAAATCAGTTATTGTTCCTGAGATAGGCATAAATAAACCACCTGCAAGAGTCCCCATATATCCGGCAAAAGAGGCCCCTTTGACAAGGTAAGTCCCTATGGGTTTAATTGTTATGGTTCTTATTCCATGAACTTCTGCACCCACGGGAGTAAAACCCATTCTCAGGTTTCCATCCTCCACTTTCAGCCAGTAATACTCATCACCAGAATAGTAAAGCTCTTCTGGGGCTTCACCTTCTTCTGGGATATCTTTTTTCTCTGCCTCCATTGTCAAACACCTCATTTTTGTATGGAGATTGATGTATTTAAAATTTTTCAATTTCGGTACTGGTGAATCCTTCGGTTGGTTTCAATTTTTCACCGTTGAAATTACGGTTGGTGAAAATTGCGGTTGATGAAGAATAGTAATTTTCTTGATAAAAAATTTCTTATAAAAAATTATATTCTGCCTTTTTCAGCTAAAAGTTTTGTATATCCATCTTTGTCTAAAGGGCAATCAATAAGTAGCTCTAATTCTTGTTTTGATAGGCATAAATGGTTTTTCATTTTACTTAAAAGACTGTCATTGTACTCTGTTTTGGACCCATGTGAAATAAATGTGTATATCGATGTTCTCTTTCTACCTACATATAAAGTATATTTTTTATGATGTGACCCGTTCTCCTTAAATCCCTTTTTATTTAATGCTTTTTCAATCTCATGTGGTTTGTAAGATGTCAATTAATCCCCCCTACTTAATTAAAGATAATAGATATTTTCCAAAGTTTATAGCGTCATCACTTAATTCTTCTTCTCTAGCAAAAACATAGTCGTTCTATATATCTTTCAGTTCTTCCTTAATCTCGTTTAGACCATCTTTAATGTTCTTAGCAATAACTAAAAGTTTTAATTCATCGTTTGATAGGATATATTGCTCACTCTCAAATTCAATTTTAATAGATAGTGGTTGTTTGAACTCTACTAATTTATTATCCAATAAAAAATTCGGAATTGGAATTGCGTTTATTTCTTCAATTGCGTTTTCATCTTTAATTTCAAAAATATGTTGTTTATTTACAACCGACATTAAACCTCTCACTTGAACTAAACCCCCAATATGCTGGATTACATAATCTTCAATCTCTGGTGAGTATTTTCCTTTAATTATATCTTCTGGTGTATCTATCTCAAATTGACGTTTGTGATCAACTCTAAACTCAATTATTCGTCCTTGCATTTCTTTTTCATATTCTTCTATCGGATGAGATAATAAGAATTTAATTATTGGTTTTCTGTTTGGATGAAAGTCACGTTTTCTTTGTTTATATGCAAATGAGATGTTATATTTTGCAGTCTCTTCAGGCCAAATTTGATCCAATTCTCTAACTATTCTATTCAATCTTTTAGGACTGTCAATGATTTTTAATAAGTCCTCCTCAGGTTCATCTTCAATAGATATTGTTTCTATTATTTCATTTGTTTTTTCGAGTGCTTTTTCGCCACAAGTATCCAAGCCTAATAAACCCATTTGGGATTTAGATAATTGCAATTCTGCAGACATACTTCCCAATGCTATATTTGAAAATACTAAACTACATTCCTCTTTTACATCGGACGGAAAATCTCCTTTAGGTCTGAATGGATTACCCTTTAGATGATCGCTGACACTATAGAGGATATTTTGAATTCTTTGAAAAACATCTACTGCCAAAGTCACAGGGACTTTCTTATCATCTTTTGTTTTTATTTCAATTTTTATTGTTTTCTTTTGAGTTGGCATATTCACTTATCCTTATTATACCACTATAGTCTAGTGTATATTATATCTTTTTCTTCAAGATTTGGAGTTAATAAAAATTATTTCTCTCTTTGGCACATCCCAATAGGCTGATTTACACTTAGGGCATTGCCTTGGTTTCTTACGAGGTATCCACTCATGCCCACAACGCTCACATCTATAACCCTTTACTGTAATCTCTATTTCTGCCACCATTACTTATGTAAGTAAACTTATATGATATAAGGTTTTCTAAGAAAGGTTTATATACCATTACTTATCTAAGTATACTTAGCAAAGTAAGTAATAAGAGGTGAATAAAAATGGATACAAAAACGATGGATACACAAATCCAAGACCACCGACTGCTAAGGGGTCAAAACATGGTAGAAAATGGCTTTGAGCCAACGGTATTGAGTGAAGGCGTTTTTAACGTGCCCTCTCGCACCAATGAGGAGATTTACACTGTCATGAATTCGATTGATGGTTGGACATGCTCATGTCCAGACCACTTCTATCGAAGGGTCACATGTAAACACATATATGCAATTCAATTCTGGCTAGAATTAAGAGAAACGATGTATCACCCAGACAGCGAGATGATGAAGAGCCTAGAGATTCCAGAAGTCCTTGAGATGCCTAACACCTGTGTATATTGCCATTCAGCTAATTTGATTAAGTATGGCACACGCAAAACCAAGATGGGACATAAAACTCGCTACCTGTGCCATGTTTGCGGTAGGACTTTCAGCTTTGAGGATGGATACACAGGCTTCAATAACATGAAGTTCAGCCCTGAGATAATCACCTTATCTTTGGACTTATTTTTTAAGGGGACTTCGACCCGTAAGATAGCAGATCATCTTAAGCAGTTCAAAGGGATAGATACTGACCACAGCACTATAAGCAAATGGCTGAAGAAATACACGGACATCATTGAGGACTACGTTTCAACCCTCAAGCCAGAGGTATCAAATGTCTGGCATACGGATGAAATGCAAATCAAAGTCAAAGACGGTGTGCGAAAACAAGACGGTTATAAGTGGAATTGGCTCTGGAATGTCATGGATTCTGAAACACGGTTTTTGCTTACTAACTTAATCACTAAGAAGCGGAATATCAAAGAGGCTAGTAAGCTTTTTCAAAGGAGCTAAAAGATAAGCCAATAAAAAGCCTGAATTCGTTGTAACCGATGGGTTTCAAGCATATCAAAGAGCGTTTAAAAAAGAATTCTATACTCGCAAAAGAGAGACTAAACATGTCCGTTGTGCCAGTCTGAGAGATAAAAGGATAAACAACAAGGTCGAAAGATTTCACTCTACGGTAAGGGAAAGGGAAAGGATAATGAGGGGACTGGAAAACGCTGAATCCGCACAGGTTTTGATGAACGGTTTCAAGCACTACTACAACTTCATCAGACCCCATGAAGCACTAGACGGAGATACACCAGCATTGAGAGCTGGGATTGACTTGGATTTAGGACAGAATAAGTGGAAAGGATTGATAGAGATGGCGGTTGAGCACCGTGTTAGAAACGGTGCTCAGTAATATTATTAATGGATAAAAACCAACCCTTTTTGATAGGGGGATACGATATAAAGTTGAAGATAACCCGAGGGATGAATTTTTTGGTCGTTGTAGTAAGTGTAATAGATTAGCCTTCTTAGCAAAAGTGATTGATGTGAAAACAGGTGAAACTCTGTGGCGATGTAGTAGGCATATAGAATATTTACATGACCCCGACTCTAGAAAAGTTGCCAGTAGATTAGTGTATAAAAATACTCAGAAGATGAAGGAAGAACTTCGTTAATTTTTACTTTTTGTTTTACCAACCGACAGATTCACCAATCGACAGTCAACACTGAGATTTTTGAACACCAACCGAAGGATTCAACGGTACCCTATTTTGATTTAAATAAATAATCAAATCTTTCAATTGCTGATGTAGTTTATCCATTAGAACAACAAACTTAAAATTTCCTTTTTTTAAATTTAGAGAGATACCTTCTATTATACCATTTACCTCTTCTTCATCTAAACCGAAGAATTCTTCTATTCTTCGATTTAAATTGATATTAAGTTTTTTATTAAGAAAAGAATTAATCTGACTAATAAAATCTTCAAAGTTGTAATTTTTCCATAATGAAGCTCCGTAATCCAAAACTTGTGCAACCACTAATCGCTTATCTGGATTTTTATATAATTTTATTTCAACTAAATAAATGTTCCCTTCACTATCAATACCTAATGCGTCTACAGGACCACTATTTGTTGAAAACTCTCTGCATAAAACTAAAAGTTGAATATTTTCTTTAATGTCGTATAACGGTATGCTTTCAGGATTTTCGTAAATAAACTTTTGTAAATAATCTTCTTTTTCAAAGTCAGATTTCTCTATCTTTTTTGCTTCTTTTCCATTTTTTGTGATTATGATTGCCATAATAATTTGCCATAATAACTATTAGTTACTTTCTGTTATTTAAAAAGACTACGTTTTAAACAACCACAACTTTTCGTCTTGGAAAAAATTTGGATAAACTAAAGCGTAATCGTTTATCCTATGTTAGACAGAACTTTCAGTAGAAAATTTGGTTTTCTTTTTTGTGGTTGGATATACGAAGTTTTTCCTTTTTATTTAGGCGACAATCTGCTATTTAGGGGGTGGTTAAGGGTATCAAAGTCCGCTTTAACTTTACATTTTTTGCCTTTAGCATCGTTGCACTAAAATTTCGTCTTCCCTTCGGTCAGAGAGCATAACAGCGATTTAACGGTTCTACTCGGTTGTACATCGCTCCACTCAAATCGGCTTCATCGACTTCGTTAAATCGCATACGTTGATTTGGGCGTGAACTGAAGAAAATTATTTATACTATAGTGAACTATTATGCGCTATGGTGTTGTGTCATGACAACTTCCATTCAAATAAGTGAAGACCTGCAAAAAGAACTTATTAAAATGAAATTTTTTGACAAAGAAACCTATGAGGAAGTAATCTGGGGTCTGCTGGAAGATTCTCAAGAGCTAAGCGAACAGACAAAAATGGAGATAGAACAGGCTAGGGCTGAGATCAAGGCAGGCAAGTCCTGTACATTGAGGGAAGTCAAGAAAGAGCTGGGATTATGATCTATGGTATCATTTTCTCAGACAAGGCGCTTGAGCAGCTCCAAAAAATGGAAAGAAATGCTCAAGAGAGAATAATTGCGGCCCTAGAAAGGATTAGAATAAGGCCTGAGAAATACGTGACTAAACTCGTTGGAGATCCGGGGTACAAGTTGCGTGTGGGAAATTATAGGATCATAATGGATATCGATAATAAAGAACTCCAGATTCTGGTTTTAAAAGTGGGGCACAGGAAGAACATATATGGCAGATAGGCGCCCAAATCAAACTCTCTCGAATTCTGGTGCTAACACACTCGGATAACACGCTGATATCCCTCCATCTCCCTTCGGGATGCCCCGCTCTATCGTGATCGGCAACGTAGCATATCCGAGAAACGTTGTACTATACAATACAACACATCGAACGTCCCACTAAACCAAAACTACTCCTTTT
The genomic region above belongs to Methanocellales archaeon and contains:
- a CDS encoding N-6 DNA methylase; protein product: MPYTKEQSKKEISKLIEKYERINAEGKIKQYNEEMTKKDFILPLFEALGWDVYNKKADEVTAEEKASKGRVDYAFRINGMPKLFVEAKSLKVDLDLPKWANQAINYAWYKTVFWAVLTDFEGIKVFNAEVKSTYPLQCMLFSLSYRQYLERFDQLWLLSRESLEQGLLDKEAEKWGKKLRKVPVDKQLLDDFTRWRELLSKDILKLNPDKHLTEEDLDESVQRILDRLIFIRSCEDRELEPKVLMSDLREWADKGKGALVKRVRERFVYFNDTYDSELFRKHLCDDLEINDEVLSDIIYGLHKTKDMGIPYDFSAIDADVLGTIYEQYLGHLLKKTPKRAKLEAKKAHRKEQGIYYTPTYIVDYIVRNTLGELLKDKKLDVENIKILDPACGSGSFLIKSFDVLNEYWSKKNKYDQTELDTETGAPFTRKVKILKNNIFGVDLDPKAVEIARLNLLLKIAEKKQRLPLLQESIKCGNSLIDDPDVAGDRAFKWEEEFSEIMEEGGFDVVIGNPPYIDSEEMTRTQPELREAYSKIYSTSKGNWDIFCIFIEKGLKLLKNGGFFGMIVPNKLLSADYAIEIRKLLQKYKIIAIRDYSTISVFQASVYPIVIIIQKETPRKNKFSAELMGVDNDSTKTIFSKKIEQEYLKKTPQNTWAYIFEESGEKIIDKILSNSSFLSELADVSGAATVSEAYELKELIEELSNQKIYFKFINTGTIDRYSSLWDFRKTGYIKASYKRPIILKENLKKFSNKRYEEALQSKIIIAGMVKRLECFLDFGNYLAGKSTTIVTSNKIDLKLILATLNSKLMTFVYANLFKSLSLSGGYMRVGPPQIRSLPIKQIPESQKSSFIKLVDEMLSLNKRLNELKDKRTDEKYKIEEEIRKTDAEIDKLVYELYGLTDEEITVVEETST
- a CDS encoding transposase; protein product: MDTKTMDTQIQDHRLLRGQNMVENGFEPTVLSEGVFNVPSRTNEEIYTVMNSIDGWTCSCPDHFYRRVTCKHIYAIQFWLELRETMYHPDSEMMKSLEIPEVLEMPNTCVYCHSANLIKYGTRKTKMGHKTRYLCHVCGRTFSFEDGYTGFNNMKFSPEIITLSLDLFFKGTSTRKIADHLKQFKGIDTDHSTISKWLKKYTDIIEDYVSTLKPEVSNVWHTDEMQIKVKDGVRKQDGYKWNWLWNVMDSETRFLLTNLITKKRNIKEASKLFQRS
- a CDS encoding type II toxin-antitoxin system RelE/ParE family toxin, whose translation is MIYGIIFSDKALEQLQKMERNAQERIIAALERIRIRPEKYVTKLVGDPGYKLRVGNYRIIMDIDNKELQILVLKVGHRKNIYGR